One segment of Ochotona princeps isolate mOchPri1 chromosome 28, mOchPri1.hap1, whole genome shotgun sequence DNA contains the following:
- the MACIR gene encoding macrophage immunometabolism regulator, producing the protein MEVDINGEPRSTLSTLPLPVAEASSPGKADTEKPRCSSTPCSPMRRTVSGYQILHMDSNYLVGFTTGEELLKLAQKCTGGEESKGEAVPSLRSKQLDAGLGRSSRLYKGRSRYYQPYEIPAVNGRRRRRMPSSGDKCTKSLPYEPYKALHGPLPLCLLKGKRAHSKSLDYLNLDKMSIKEPADTEVLQYQLQHLTLRGDRVFARNNT; encoded by the coding sequence ATGGAAGTAGACATTAATGGCGAACCCCGAAGTACCCTGAGCACCCTACCCTTGCCTGTGGCTGAGGCGAGCTCTCCGGGAAAGGCGGACACTGAGAAGCCGCGCTGCTCCAGCACGCCCTGCTCCCCGATGCGTCGGACTGTGTCAGGCTACCAGATTCTGCACATGGACTCTAATTATCTGGTGGGCTTCACCACGGGCGAGGAACTCCTCAAGCTGGCCCAGAAGTGCACGGGAGGCGAGGAGAGCAAAGGGGAAGCCGTGCCTTCTTTGCGCTCCAAACAGCTGGACGCAGGACTGGGGCGCTCCTCAAGGCTCTACAAAGGCAGGAGTCGGTACTACCAGCCCTATGAGATCCCTGCGGTCAATGGCAGGAGGCGCCGGCGGATGCCCAGCTCAGGAGACAAGTgcactaaatccttaccttatgAACCTTACAAGGCCCTCCATGGgcctctgcctctttgtcttcttAAAGGTAAGAGGGCTCACTCGAAATCCCTGGACTACCTCAATCTAGATAAAATGAGCATCAAGGAGCCAGCTGACACAGAAGTGCTTCAGTACCAGCTGCAACACCTAACCCTGCGTGGGGACCGCGTGTTCGCCCGGAATAACACATGA